One Ciconia boyciana chromosome 9, ASM3463844v1, whole genome shotgun sequence genomic window carries:
- the HAND1 gene encoding heart- and neural crest derivatives-expressed protein 1 — translation MNLVGGYQHHHHHHHHHHMLHDPFLFGPAARCHQERAYFPGWVLNPAEVAPELAGQSPSYGPAEYGPAGQGRLEALSGRLGRRKGVGGPKKERRRTESINSAFAELRECIPNVPADTKLSKIKTLRLATSYIAYLMEVLAKDSQPGDTEGFKAELKKADGRENKRKRETQPEVYSQPLGHGEKKLKGRTGWPQQVWALELNP, via the exons ATGAACCTGGTGGGGGGCtaccagcaccaccaccaccaccaccaccaccaccacatgCTGCACGACCCCTTTCTCTTCGGGCCGGCGGCGCGGTGCCACCAGGAGCGCGCCTACTTCCCCGGCTGGGTGCTCAACCCGGCCGAGGTGGCCCCCGAGCTCGCCGGGCAAAGCCCTAGCTACGGCCCCGCCGAGTACGGCCCGGCCGGCCAGGGGCGGCTGGAGGCTCTCAGCGGCCGCCTGGGCCGGCGGAAAGGGGTCGGGGGTCCCAAGAAGGAGCGACGGAGGACGGAGAGCATCAACAGCGCCTTCGCCGAGCTCCGCGAGTGCATCCCCAACGTGCCCGCCGACACCAAGCTCTCCAAGATCAAGACCCTGCGCCTGGCCACCAGCTACATCGCCTACCTGATGGAGGTGCTGGCCAAGGACAGCCAGCCCGGGGACACCGAGGGCTTCAAAGCCGAGCTCAAGAAGGCCGACGGCAGGGAGAACAAGAGGAAACGGGAGACG CAGCCCGAGGTCTATTCGCAGCCTTTGGGCCACGGCGAGAAGAAGCTGAAGGGCCGGACGGGTTGGCCCCAGCAGGTCTGGGCTCTGGAACTGAACCCCTGa